In Globicephala melas chromosome 20, mGloMel1.2, whole genome shotgun sequence, the genomic window GTAAACTTGGCTGCTGCCCCCGGAGCGGACTGAGGCAAAAAACACCTGGGTGGAGTAGGAACAGAAGTCATCAgggatgcggggggggggggggggggggagcgtcTCAGTTAaccaggagaaggggagagagagactgcAGAGCGGAGTCCCTCAGAGTGCCCCCCAGCCCCTCCGAAAGGCGGAGACACTCGGGGAAGTGGGCAGCAGGCCGACCTCCCGGATGAAGGAATCTGGAGAGTTCTCAGAGAGGGAAGACGagggaagggcaagctgtgacCACACAGTGCGCTCCCTGGAGGCCTCCTTCCAGGAAGACCCagaaccacccctcccccagctctgcccagggaCCCAGGTCCTGGGGGCCCACCCAGTGCAGGAGCCCGGGCCCCTTGTCATTCCCACCTTGTCATTCCGCTCACACAGGAACTTGAGCCTCTGGGCCCGTTTGTGCATGAAGACCCCGTCTAGGTGGCCCGTCTCCACGGAGCGGATCTCAATGGCTTTCTCACCCCAGCCCATGATCTGGTTGGAGCAGATATAGGCTGGGGGGGAAGGGAGTGGAGGGGCAGTGAGTGGGCTGCAGCCCAGCTCGGTCGGGGACACAGGCTTGGAGGGCGGGCACCTCACTCACCCACAGAGGTGGGCATCTCTCCCCACTGCAGCACCACGTCCTTAATGATCCGCCCATACGTGTTGACATAGACGCCCTCATCCTCGTAGCACAGCAGCATCTCCATGCCATCCgtgttggggaggaagatgatggcGTGGGGCGTGATCTGGCTCTGGATCTGGGAGGAGAAGGTGGGCTGGAGGCCCCAAGTCTGGGGCACAGACTGGTGGTCCCAGTCTGTCCGCAGCCCTGCCAAGCTTACGTGCACAGGGATGTAGATGTCATAGCTGTTCCCCGAGTCGACATCCACAGCATGGAAGCCGGCGCTGGAGCCATAGATGACCTTGAGCCTCTGTCCCTCCTCTACTGTCAGGTCCACCAGCAAAGGGCGGTGTGGGAGGTCAGCAAAGGACTATGGAAGACAGAAGAGCTTAGGGGACGCGGGTGGAGGAGCCAGACCTCGAAACAGTGTtgggggctgaggctggggtTACCTTGAAAGCCATGAATTTGTGGTAAGGTTTGGGGGCCCAAGCATACACCTCCACAGAGTTCTTCAGGGCGATGACCAGGAATTTGATGCGTTCATATTTCACTGCgggcaggaaggaagagggatGCAGCAACTTCCCTTCTTGGGCTGCAGCCCCTCCCACAGGTCTGTCTGTACCCCCAGCTGTGTGCCCCCCATCTCTGGCTACAAGGCTTTCTTAGCCAAGGcccctgtttctttctcttctcataaaCAAAGGTGCCCCGGCCACTGTGTCGTGACCTCCTCACCAACACGGTAGTGCCCGCAGCCCTCCATGTCCCCCACAGTGGTCCAGCCCTGCTTCTTCTCCACTTCTGGGTCATTGTGCAGGATCTTGTTCCGGAGCCAGGACAAATAATATACCCGcagtttgttccttttccctgagggacagacacacacacccctctcatCGGAGGTCCAGCTTCTGCCTCCCCGCCGTCCTTCGGGTGCGAACCACGAGGGGTGAGAAAGTGCGGCCCCACCTTCCAGCTCCTGGACCAAGGCTGCCCTCCTCCCAGACTGAAGGTGGTGACGGAGGGCCCAGGGGCTGAGCCCTCCTCCCGGCCCTGCCCTCCACACACACCTGAGATGGTGATGAGCAAGTTGAGTCCCTCCAGCACATCCATTTGCTGGAAGCGTCGCCGCCCGATGAGTCCATACACCTTGCCCTGCCCACTTCGGTCCAGCAACATCAGCCCGTTCTCCGTGCCCACCAGCAGGTTGACCCCTGCAATAGGAGCCCTTGGGCAGatcagaggcagagccaggccctCGCCTGACCAGGAGCATGGGGGCACACCAggcccctcctttccttcccagtcCTGGCTTACCCCAAAGGGCCGCACAGAGGATCTCGGAATTGAAGCGCTTCTTGTACTTCCGAATCTCGGGGGTTTCACTGTGGGCCCGGGTGTTGGTGGGGTTCACGTTGACCACAGAGCCTTTCCTCACGTCATACTGCAGCTGATCGAGCCGACTGCCCTCTCCACCCACCAGGGCTGCCAGAAGGATGAGAGGAACGGGCAGTAGGCTGCAGCCCTCTCACCCCGTCTCTCTTTACGCCACACCCCAGGATACtcagaatgaaaaggaaagactGGAGAACGGAGGAGGCACCTGGAGGAGTTTAAACAGGGCCAAAAAGACTGGCAAAGTCCTCGTTCTGTCATGCGAGTCCCTGAGCCACCACTGAGCATTTTTTCTCTTGGGTCAAGGGGGCCCCTTGGTGCCAGGGCAGGTTCAGGCCACAGGGGAGGCCGTGACCGCTTTGTGAAGCCCAGTCATCAGAGGCCCACCCACGGCCATCTCCAGATCTCTCGTCTCACCTGTGATGGGGATGGTGTCCCCACTGCCTCCAGGCTGGTAGATCCCCAGGTCCACAAACATCGTGAACGAGCTCTTGCCAGGGGCCTTTACCAGCCCACGAGACTGGTACTGCGGGGTGGGGGCGGCAGTGAGGCAGACACACCAGACCCCAGCCCTTGCCCTCCCCCTCCTGTTGTAACCTGGCCAACCAGCTCCCCGGGGCTCCACCCTGCTGACCACAGCGCCCCCAGCACCCCTGGGTCTCCTGCCCACGGCCAGTGATCTCTTCTCGCCCTGTGGAGCCACCTTCACTGACTTACATCACTGCCTCCATCCTTCAAGGGGGGGCTTTGACCTTTGCTGCTCTCGGTGGGCGAGTGGCTGGGCTGGACCACATCTGGCAGGTTCGTGTAACCGTTGCTATCAGCATGCAGCAGGCTTCGCTCCTCTTCAGGGGTctaaaggaacagagagaagggGGCCAGTGCTGGGGCCAAGGAGGTGCACGGCAGGCTGGGGAAGAACGGGGGGGCCCACTCACGCGCTGGACCACCATGGTGCCACCCCCATAGGGGGTCTGGGTCCCGGCTATCTCCTCCACGTCATGGACCACCATGGTGCTGACACTGTCTGTGTCTCCATCGCTGCTGTGGGAGAGAGGAAGGTCAGGAGGCCCTCCAGGCCCTGCCTGCCACCCAAGTGCCACCCGAATGCCACAGGGAGCAGACGAGAGCCGGAGGACTGGCGCCTTCAGTGTCTGTTGGAACACGACACACTCAGCCCTCACCCGGCAGCCCTTGCCCCCTGCCCAGCACTCGGGGAGGGCTGGCCGCACAGAGGCACCTGAAGAGGCCCCCCCGACTGACAGGACAGTGAGAGAGAGCTGGGGacaccagcccccagccctgtacCCCATTCTctagggaaggggaggaagaactGACCAGCAGTGATAGCCGGGGACCCTCCTCTGGGAAAAGGGAACCACCTTCCCTCAAGCTGGCTGCAactcccccgcccccaggatGCCCCATACCGGCCCCCAGGGGTATCTCTGCTCCCCTCCGACGGTTCGCCGTTGCTCTCCTCCTCGTCGTCCTCGCTGCTCTCCACCTCCTCGCTGGACGACGAGTAGTCCATGGCCTTCTTGGGAGGCCGGGGGGCCTCGTCCAGGGTCCGCTCTTTCAGCAACACAAAATCCTGCAGGGGAGGAGCTGCGTGAGAGGAGAGGCGGTGGTACGAAGGAGGCCACAGAAGGGCAGGGTAACAGGAGGGGCTCCCGCCAGCAGGCCCCTGCTCACTAACCTCACCAATGGCTCGCTTATAGCTCTGGGAGGGGCCGTGGGGGAAAAAGGGCagccaggaagaggcaggagagaggtTAAGAAAGGTTAGTAACTGAGAAGCACCCCCCTGTTAGCCCACAGACCCTCCCGTCACAGATTAATGAAGGCCCTGACCCTGGAACCCAGCTCCCTGGGGCTCAAGAGGCTCCACATCGGCCCCAAAGCCCCAAACCGGGAGAAGGCAGGGCCGGAGGTGCCACCCGATGACTTACTGCGGGCCGGCCTGGCCGCGAGCGGTGGTCATCGGGCTTGGCTTTGCTCCCAGGGGAGAGCACCGGGGAGCTGTCCAGTTTGGAGGCTAgaggtggcggggtgggggaagggaggtcaCTGACACCTGCACAGGGGGTGGCCTCAAGCCCAGCccgcctcccaccccacccccacccagtcgGGAGCAGCTGAAGGCAGGGTCCACCCTGATGGAGGCTGCCCGTGAGGCCCGTGCACGTACCTCCCACCCGGTTCCGCTCCAGTGAGCCAGCCTGGGGGAGGTGCCCGTGAGAGGCGGGGAGGACACTGTCCGAGCGCTCCCAGCCAGGGTCGCTCCTCCTGAGGTCAGGGTTACTgtgggaggggcagaggcagggtcaGGGAGACGGGGTATCTCTGCCTGGGGAGGCTGAGCTGCACCGCAGAGGGAACCATCACCAGGAGGAAGCAGGTGGCagaagtgggggtgggagtgagtaGTGGGGGGACAACTCCATTACCTACAAGCGTTGGGCGGGCCAGGGGGCTGAGCAGGGGGCCCTGGAGGCTTGGGGTTGCCCCGCTCTGCCCGCCTTTGCAGATAGATTTGCCAGGCGGAGTTGCTGCGAGGTCTGTGGAGGGAGCACAGGGgtgccgggggcgggggcagggagggggctgaggTGACTGGGTCGGGGCTTGCCCACCCCTAGGCGGGTAACCTGGCAAACTCCCCTCTGGCCCCCACGCCACTCCCTGGGCTGCCGCCTGCCCGCACCCAGGGGTTACCTGGCACGGACAGCCTGGGCTGGCCGGGACCCTCCAGCCCCACTGGTGTTAAGGGCAGTGGCGATAGATGAGGTCCTCTGAGGCAcctgaggagagaagaaaggagtcaGTGCTCTGTGCTGGGCGCCTGGCGGACACTTGTCCTCATGGAGACACTGGAAGAGGCCCTCCCCACATTTACGGAGAAGCAGACTGAGGTCGGGGAAGCTAATGAATTTGTCTAAGGTCACGAAGCTGagaaacagcagagctgggatctgacccAGAAAGTCTGGCCCCTGGCGCTCCCCAGACACCCTGGGCACTCTTCCACTCCCATATGCACCACGGAATCACCGGGACACACTCGGGTGGCAGCCCGCCCACCAGACATCAGGGTAACGCCTGCAGGACGCGCCGTGCTAGACGCCTCGCCCTTCTGTTCCCTTCCAACCCCGAACCCGTGTCTACCTCGCCTGCCGCCCGCTCCCCCTCCGTTCCCCTCCCGTACTATTTCTCTGCCCTTGTGCGGCTCAGCAGGGCTGTCCTTACCTTGGGAGGGGCCTCATTATCAGGCCGGACCCAGGCTGGGGGGTTCGGGCTGGGGCCAGGCCCTTCGGAAGTGGGGTCTGAGTTCTGGCGGACGACGCCTCCTCGGGCACTAGGCGTGGCAGTGGGTGCGGGCACGGCGGGGTCGGGGTCGTGTGAGGCTGGGAAGGCAGCCAGGTTTCGGGTGGGCTGGTCCTGCAGGGACTGGGATCGGGGTACAGGCGCTGCATATGGCTTCAGTGGGACCCGGTGTGCCACCAGGCTCTGCGGGGAGAGACCAGGGAGGGTGGGCTGCCTGCTCTGTGGCACGTCCCCACCTGGGAGCTGGGGCttgggctgggaggaaggggcaAATCAAGCCTCTGGCTTCCAATTATCCATTGAAAGGAGCTCCTAGAGCCCAAGAACAGGTAAGACACAGAAACAGACGTGTGCAGCCGCCTGTCTCTGCCCACGTATCCTGAGGTCTGTGATCCCTGGCTAAgggcgtgtgcatgtgtgtacacgaGATGTAGCTGTGCTGCGTGAGGCCCCCTGCGTCTGCGTGTTAAGACAGGAACAGGGAGAGACTCACCTTGTGTGGTCCCTCCTGGGGCTCCACCGGCCTCTGCATAGGAGGAGTTTGGGAAAGGGGTCCTGGGGGcccaggggaggcctgggggacGGGGGGCTCAGGCCCTGTGCTGCCTGGCTTGGTCTTGGCCAAGGGAGAGTTCTGCTGCTTGTTCATCCTCGTTCTCTCTTCTACCTGTGATGCAAGAGGATGCCAAGCAAGACAACTTTTGTCCTGTTCTCAAAATCGAGGTCCAGACCTCTCCAGCCCTCCACCTGCGCTGCgtgcccctttccccttcccagcGCCCGCCTGTGCGGAAGGACCATGCTTGCAGCTATCAGGCCCCAGGCGGATGGAGTCTCAGGCGGCAAAGGGGGCAATGAGTACCTCTCGGGCCCAGGCCGGTTTGTCAGCAGGGTTAATGCCCCGACCGTAATGATACAGGGGCTTCCTGTCCCCGGGCAGgatctgctgctgttgctgctgcagGGACTTGAGGTAGGCGTGCTCCTGCTGCAGCTGCCTCTGCAGGCGCTCCGACTGCCGCTGCTCCTCCAGCTGCTTCCTCTTGTATTCCTGGGCCCAAGGGTAGGGAGAGAGGGCTCAGCAAGGTGTGGCCCCGGAAGCTAGAGCACGCATGCCCTTCCTTTTCTCCAACTGCCTAGAGAGGCGATGTCTTCCCTCGATGCTGGGGTGAATCCCTTCCCCTGAAGGGTTCCCATCCCATTCCAGCAGAGACACTGAATACGCATCTTCCCAGAGGAAGCTGGGGACCCCGTTACCAGCAGTAGGGCCTGTTCCTGGAGCAGCTGTTGCTGAAGGATCTCGAGCTGTCGCTGCTCCTCCTCTAGCCTGTGACGGATATACTcctgggggggcggggtggggggcaaagggcagggaaagagggagaggcagaggggggcggcggcggcagcggaggAGTGGGCGGACAGGGTCAGTGGGGTGAGGATGAGGAGGCGGTAGAGTAATAGAGAGGCCgggttgggggtgggatgagCCCCGCAGAGAGCAGGGAATGAGGAGGAAGCCGGGGTGTAGGCCCCACGAGGGAAGGTGCAGGGgccagggggcaggggtggggcaaaGAGATGGGAATGAAGGCACAGAgacaggaggagggcagggagccAGGGTGGGGGGTTGAAGGGtgggagagaacagagagaaagagtgaaGCTGGAAAAGATAGGAGGAATCTCGGGgtagggggagaaggggaagggggctggggagcaggggaggcaggcagcgggagcgggggcggggggggggggtgtccggTGTGCGCTGGGGGCGTGCGCTGGGCGCGCTGTACCTGCTCCCGCTCAGCCTGCCGCCTCTCCTCCTCCCGCCGCAGGGCCTGCATGTCCTCGCGCCGCCGCTGCTGCTCCTTCTCCTGCAGCTTCCGCTGCTCCCGCTCCCGCCGCTGTTGCTGTGGGGGTAGAGCCGTGTGGCCTTAAGGGCTGCACCAGACACGGGGACAGCACAGCCCCAGAAGGCGGACCCACCCCGGCCCACTTCTGGAAAGCGGATCCCTACTGGACAGTGCGGGCTGGTCTCCATCTCACTGGGGATGGAGGTGAGAGAGGGTGGCTTCAACTTGTTTCTACAAACCTATCTACCCTCACGTAAGTGCCCACGGGGGGCTTGCCTTGCGAGAAACTTCTGTCTAAGGTGGCTGTGAGCTTCAGACTACAGCCGCTGAGAGGTCGCCTACTGCCCTTGGGCGGGCCGAACTGCATAAAACTGTCTGCTATCCACTCCTCCACCAAACAAACAGAACCTAAAGTCAACAACaacctccccgccccccagccccactcctggcCTCTCAAATCTCGGCCCAAAAGCCCAAAGGGAGTGGGCCGTAGTGCTAGCCCTCAGCCACCAGAGGGCACCAGGGGCCCATGCACAGAGAAGCAACTTCGGGACCTGGCCGGCAACCTTAAGTGAATGTGACCTGGGCTGCATCACTACTAGCCCAGGTCACATTCACTTAATAACTTTCACAAtctttctgcttaaaaaaaaaaagaaagaaagaaagggaaggaaagggaaagaaagaaagaaagagcacaaGCCCTAAGGATCCAGCAGGCCTGCTTCAGGAAACACCTTGGTAGACACAATTTTTGGTTACTCTGCTACCTGAATACAGTATTTATTAAGAAGAATTTTTACTAAGTTTTCCTGCAAATCATTCTTTTGTTCAACAAAGATAGGGGCCCACTTTGGGGAGTAGTACATGGGCAGTGCGGCTGCTTCCATCTATCTCCTATTGCTTAGAGAACTTTTAAATTAAGTTCAGCTCTCCATGAACTCTGGAATCATGTAATTGTTTCAACAAAAAACCCATCATTTAAGGCAAAATTTTAACCAATCTATACACCTCTTCTTCCCCCACCATGACCcctccaaaataaatacatttaaatatatatgtatcagatacaaagtatttattttttaagttggtGATTTAAAAAACTGCCCgtatttaaaaatgagattctcaaaaataaataaataagattccctataaattaaaatgaatttctccCACCCACCTCCAATGAGTGCGATTGACAAGCCTGTACAGAGCAAATGTAAGCCCAAACAACCAAAGGTAAAAGGAGGGTCTTTAGAAGGATCTTCTTCATGTTCAAAGGGAGCAGCTGCTGGAGAGACCGATGCCCAGGGCACTGAAGTGTTAGTACACAGACCCCCAGCTCCCCGGGACTGAAGGTAAAGGAGCAGACAAACCCGGACTGGAGGTTTACGTGCAGAAACAAGGAGCGGGGAGAGTGTGGCTTTTCAGAAAAATCTCTGCTCTGAAGGGACGCTGATGGCACAACCACCTACGTAGGGCTGGCGGGTACGCCTAACAGAGGACAGAGCCCTCCTATACAAACCTGAGAGCAAGAGGCTGGGAAGGCCCCACTCACGCCCTCTTTTCCCTGCTGTCCTAGGGGGACCAGGGGTAGGACCAGTAACCTGGTCAGGAGGCCCTTCCGGGAGGACCCCGCCCCCTCAACACCCTCCGCCCCTCAAGTGCCCCGCCCCCTCAACACCCTCCGCCCCTCGAGTGCCCCGCCCCCTCaacgcccccaccccacctcctcaaCCCGCCGCCGCTCTTCCTTCTGCTCCTCTATGCGTCGCTGCCGCTGGTGCAGCAGGTGCTTGATGTGCGCCTCTGGGTCtcgctgttgctgctgctgcagctgctgctgctgctttaaaGCCTCAGAGTTGCTCTTGTTCTCCTGCTGGAGCCGGAGGAATTCCCGGCGGAGGGTCGACTCCCCCGGCACATTCATGATGGAGCTGGGTCAGGACCGCACACGGAGGATCGGGGTCAGAACCCACCCTCATCCCTGGGAGCCCTAAATGGGCGCTTCACCCGACCAGGCCAGATGGTCTGCCTCTGGCCACTCCCGGGGGAcctgccctccctctgccccctttcAGGCCCTGATTCCTTTAACATCCCAGCCTGCAGCCCTGAATCCCCCTCGCACACCTCTTGCTCATTCGTTCGTTCCATTCCATCTAGCACCCAGGGATTCCATCTTATGGGTCTACCTGTCTGTGCCCACCACCCCCAGACTGAGTCCCCAAGCCAAGGACCACTGTTGCCCCTGCAGACGGTAAGCGATGGTCCCCAACCTCCGCCTGCCAAGCCCACCTTggctctccttcctctccatggCTGTCGTCTTCCTCTTCGCTGCCACTGTACTCATATTCTGTCTCCTCTGCAGGGGGGGAGATCACTGCTGTTTCTTCACCCAGTGCCCCAGACCCCACCCTGGGCTAGGGAAACCTTAGATGGGGATAACCAATAAGGTCTGTCTGGATGGCCACGCTCCTGGGTCCCCACCCGCCTCCTTGGAGTAACGGGGTGATGGTGGGTCGCAGGTTTGGGCCTGGACACAGATGCGGGATTAGACCCCACCGTGGGCGGGATGTGGTGGGAGGtgtacacgcactcacacatgcacGTGCTCAACATGAGCCCTCATGTGGAAGGCGGACTTAAATCAGGTGGTGACAGAGGAAACAGCCCTCTGGGGTTGGAAGTTTGGGAAAGGAGATCTCTTTGGACAGGgagagctggggctggaagggGGCCTGAAAGGGAGCCAGGAGGAGCCAGGGCTGGTGAAGAGGAGCAGGGGCTGTGTGTGTCCCAGACCCGCCACCTCCCTCTGCCCACTGACCTTTCTCGCCTCGTTTCTTCCGGGATCGGTCGATGTGGTCCTTGAGCTGGATGCGGACCTGCCGCTCGGTGGGCTGGTCGCGGATGAACGGGAACTTGAGCAGCTGCTCCGTCGGTGGGCGGCTCAGGTAAGTCTTGATGAGACACGTGTCAATGAAGTCGATGAACTTCTTAGACCTGGAAACGATGGTGGCTCACACTGGGAGGGCCCCCTCGGAAGGGGGGTGATTCCAGGAGGAAGGGGGGAATCCACCCTGActtccctcctgtctcccccGTATCCCAACACCAGGCTCCTGGCTCCCCAGCTGCAGTGCCGCCCCCGTCCGCCCCCTCTTCTCTGGTGCAGACCCAAGCCTGGGTGCAGGGGGTGAGGTGGAGGCCTTGTCCGAGGGCCTCCTTCCTAGACGCCAACCCCGCAGAGACCTACCATTTCTTGGACTTGAGCCTGGGTGGCGGGTTCCGGGGGATGAGGAAGAGGGCTCGCATGGGGTGCATGTCACACAGAGCTGGCGCACGGAAGAGACGCAATCAGCCCCTCCCGCCCGGCCAAGAGCCTGCAGTCCTCCTCGCCACAGGCCTCCCGCGACCCACCTCCTCCCTCTAGCTCTTTCTgggctctcccttctctcccaggcTCCGCACTTACGGGGGGCTCCCTCTGCCATCTCGATGGCTGTGATTCCTAAAGACCAAATGTCACTCTGTGGAGGCAAGAGAAGAGGGACAGGTGAACATTCCCGACCACTCTTCCTGGTCCACGCCCTTCCTGAGGCCCCTGTGCTCCAACCTGCGCTGTCCTCCAACTCCCCCAACCTTCCCATCCGTACTTTCCTGACCACAAAACGTTCCTCGACCTCTC contains:
- the MINK1 gene encoding misshapen-like kinase 1 isoform X8, which translates into the protein MGDPAPARSLDDIDLSALRDPAGIFELVEVVGNGTYGQVYKGRHVKTGQLAAIKVMDVTEDEEEEIKQEINMLKKYSHHRNIATYYGAFIKKSPPGNDDQLWLVMEFCGAGSVTDLVKNTKGNALKEDCIAYICREILRGLAHLHAHKVIHRDIKGQNVLLTENAEVKLVDFGVSAQLDRTVGRRNTFIGTPYWMAPEVIACDENPDATYDYRSDIWSLGITAIEMAEGAPPLCDMHPMRALFLIPRNPPPRLKSKKWSKKFIDFIDTCLIKTYLSRPPTEQLLKFPFIRDQPTERQVRIQLKDHIDRSRKKRGEKEETEYEYSGSEEEDDSHGEEGEPSSIMNVPGESTLRREFLRLQQENKSNSEALKQQQQLQQQQQRDPEAHIKHLLHQRQRRIEEQKEERRRVEEQQRREREQRKLQEKEQQRRREDMQALRREEERRQAEREQEYIRHRLEEEQRQLEILQQQLLQEQALLLEYKRKQLEEQRQSERLQRQLQQEHAYLKSLQQQQQQILPGDRKPLYHYGRGINPADKPAWAREVEERTRMNKQQNSPLAKTKPGSTGPEPPVPQASPGPPGPLSQTPPMQRPVEPQEGPHKSLVAHRVPLKPYAAPVPRSQSLQDQPTRNLAAFPASHDPDPAVPAPTATPSARGGVVRQNSDPTSEGPGPSPNPPAWVRPDNEAPPKVPQRTSSIATALNTSGAGGSRPAQAVRASNPDLRRSDPGWERSDSVLPASHGHLPQAGSLERNRVGASKLDSSPVLSPGSKAKPDDHRSRPGRPASYKRAIGEDFVLLKERTLDEAPRPPKKAMDYSSSSEEVESSEDDEEESNGEPSEGSRDTPGGRSDGDTDSVSTMVVHDVEEIAGTQTPYGGGTMVVQRTPEEERSLLHADSNGYTNLPDVVQPSHSPTESSKGQSPPLKDGGSDYQSRGLVKAPGKSSFTMFVDLGIYQPGGSGDTIPITALVGGEGSRLDQLQYDVRKGSVVNVNPTNTRAHSETPEIRKYKKRFNSEILCAALWGVNLLVGTENGLMLLDRSGQGKVYGLIGRRRFQQMDVLEGLNLLITISGKRNKLRVYYLSWLRNKILHNDPEVEKKQGWTTVGDMEGCGHYRVVKYERIKFLVIALKNSVEVYAWAPKPYHKFMAFKSFADLPHRPLLVDLTVEEGQRLKVIYGSSAGFHAVDVDSGNSYDIYIPVHIQSQITPHAIIFLPNTDGMEMLLCYEDEGVYVNTYGRIIKDVVLQWGEMPTSVAYICSNQIMGWGEKAIEIRSVETGHLDGVFMHKRAQRLKFLCERNDKVFFASVRSGGSSQVYFMTLNRNCIMNW